A genomic stretch from Sporocytophaga myxococcoides DSM 11118 includes:
- the pyrR gene encoding bifunctional pyr operon transcriptional regulator/uracil phosphoribosyltransferase PyrR has product MEKRLIIGTEHLSITIDRLCHQLIELHGDFSNSVILGIQPRGVSFSERIQRKLQDILQKDVKLGYLDVTFFRDDFRRKDNPLKANATKVPFLIEDKNVILVDDVLYTGRTIRAAMDAMTAFGRPRKVELLVLVDRKYSRDLPIQPNYIGVEVDCLESEKVLVELKEEGLKDDNIWLINKT; this is encoded by the coding sequence ATGGAAAAAAGACTCATCATCGGTACCGAACATCTTTCAATAACGATCGACAGACTTTGTCATCAGTTGATTGAACTTCACGGTGATTTTTCCAACTCTGTTATTCTTGGTATACAGCCAAGAGGTGTCAGCTTTTCCGAACGTATTCAAAGAAAACTTCAAGACATCCTTCAAAAAGATGTAAAGCTTGGCTATCTGGATGTTACTTTCTTCCGTGATGATTTCAGAAGAAAGGATAATCCTTTAAAAGCCAATGCTACCAAAGTTCCATTTCTGATTGAGGATAAAAACGTAATTCTTGTAGATGATGTACTTTATACAGGAAGGACTATCCGTGCAGCTATGGATGCCATGACGGCTTTTGGCAGACCGAGGAAAGTTGAATTACTGGTACTGGTAGACAGAAAATACAGCAGAGATCTTCCAATTCAGCCTAATTACATCGGTGTAGAAGTTGATTGCCTCGAATCCGAAAAAGTATTGGTTGAACTGAAGGAAGAAGGATTGAAAGACGATAATATTTGGTTGATTAATAAAACCTAA